The Flavobacterium johnsoniae UW101 genomic interval GTGTAGAATATAAATCCTTCTTCTGAGAATTTTTTAAGTAAAACAACGCGCGATTTTGGAAATCCATCCAGTCCAATTGTTGAAACCGTCATGGCATTTACTTCTCCGCTTCCGCCAAAATCTTCAACTTCATGAAACCAGCGGTTAAAAAGATTAATTGGATCTTCCGGAATATTAGTTTCTAATAATTCGCTTTTCTCGTAAGACTTTCTATAATTGCTTAAATCGTTCATGATTTATTATTTTAGATTGTTGATTTTTTGTTTCAGGTTTCAAGTTTCAGGTTTGTCAGGATGACAATTTACAGATGAGTAAAAACTTAGAAACTTAGTATCTCAGAACCTTAGCACCTTAAAAAATTATAACTCAAAACTCAAACCGTCATCTGCCAAAAGCACGTTTGGAAAAACCGTTTCTGCTTCTTCCTTAAAACGTTCAATTCCGTCATAACGTGTTGAATAATGACCTAAAATTAATTGTTTTACATTAGCTTTTAAAGCAATAGCAGCTGCTTCTTTTGCTGTTGAATGCAAAGTTTTTAATGCCAATGGCGCTTCAGATTCTAAAAACGTTGATTCGTGGTATAAAACATCTGTGTTTTGGATAATTGGAATTACGGCTTCATTATAAACCGTGTCTGAACAAAAAGCATAACTTTTTGAAGGCGGCGGATCAAATGTAAGTTTGTGGTTTTCGACTACAGTTCCGTTATCGAGTGTAATATCGCTTCCATTTTTTATTTTCTGATAATAAGCAACGTGAATATCATAACTCTGAACAGCTTCAACATTTAGTTTTCTTTCATCTGGTTTTTCCTGAAAAAGATATCCATTTGTATAAACACGGTGTTTCAGCGGAATTGTTCTCACGATAACACGTTTATCTTCAAAAATAACTTCGCTTTCTTTTGACTCTAATTCGTGAAAAAACAAATCATATGTCGTCCAGGATTCTGTCAATTTTAATTGAAGAAGAATTAATTCCTTAATTCCTTTTGGACCGTAAATATGTAAATCTGTAGTTCTTCCCAAAAGAGAAAAAGTCGAAATAGTTCCTATTAATCCATATAAATGATCGCCATGAAGATGCGAAATAAAAATGTGATTAATTTTTGAGAACTTAATCTTGTTTTTTCTAAGCTGTACCTGAGTTCCTTCACCGCAGTCAATTAAAAACAAT includes:
- a CDS encoding ribonuclease Z yields the protein MKLTILGCYAATPRTLTNPTSQVLEIKNRLFLIDCGEGTQVQLRKNKIKFSKINHIFISHLHGDHLYGLIGTISTFSLLGRTTDLHIYGPKGIKELILLQLKLTESWTTYDLFFHELESKESEVIFEDKRVIVRTIPLKHRVYTNGYLFQEKPDERKLNVEAVQSYDIHVAYYQKIKNGSDITLDNGTVVENHKLTFDPPPSKSYAFCSDTVYNEAVIPIIQNTDVLYHESTFLESEAPLALKTLHSTAKEAAAIALKANVKQLILGHYSTRYDGIERFKEEAETVFPNVLLADDGLSFEL